One part of the Spiroplasma turonicum genome encodes these proteins:
- a CDS encoding rhodanese-like domain-containing protein, whose product MISPEDYKRVKDKVLTIDVRTKGEFEMLPHFEWAINIEFTDFIKNYEYYLEKYNPDNKLIITVCNAGNRSGQTASFLKEHGIDALTLQGGIYGYNKKFK is encoded by the coding sequence ATGATTTCACCAGAAGATTACAAAAGAGTTAAAGATAAAGTTTTAACAATTGATGTTAGAACAAAAGGTGAATTTGAAATGTTACCACATTTTGAGTGAGCAATTAATATTGAATTCACTGATTTTATAAAGAATTATGAGTATTATTTAGAAAAATATAATCCTGATAATAAATTAATTATCACTGTATGTAATGCAGGTAATAGAAGTGGTCAAACAGCAAGTTTTCTTAAAGAACATGGTATTGACGCCTTAACACTTCAAGGTGGTATTTATGGTTATAATAAGAAATTTAAATAG
- a CDS encoding NAD(+)/NADH kinase, whose translation MKTYNLIKNDYIETAEKIELFEAELKKRGWILNTENPDFVFIIGGDGTFLRAVSYYKKIIDKIKFVPFKLGGIGFYTNKNRLNELSLTLDLIESNNYEMQSFEMLEVKNNNDKLLVVNEMKILNEKKPIYIEIYINNNFLERFHGTGLVISTSNGSTGYMKSARGAVILPRKSGIYQLQELTPVSTNKFRSLNSPLILDKNFDLSLVLEDNSNESMIIDTLEYKLIDKRIEIKLSNISINVITCLKNDLKNDIEIIRDIFIKDKEEIL comes from the coding sequence ATGAAGACATATAATTTAATAAAAAATGATTACATTGAAACAGCTGAGAAAATTGAATTATTTGAAGCAGAATTGAAAAAAAGGGGTTGAATTTTGAATACAGAAAACCCTGATTTTGTTTTTATTATTGGTGGAGATGGAACTTTTTTAAGAGCAGTTTCATATTATAAAAAAATAATTGATAAAATTAAATTTGTTCCTTTTAAACTTGGTGGTATTGGTTTTTATACTAATAAAAATAGATTAAATGAACTTTCTTTAACATTAGACTTAATTGAATCAAATAACTATGAAATGCAATCATTTGAAATGTTAGAAGTTAAAAATAATAATGATAAATTATTAGTTGTTAATGAAATGAAAATATTAAATGAAAAAAAACCTATTTATATTGAAATTTATATAAACAATAATTTCTTAGAAAGATTTCATGGAACTGGTTTAGTTATTTCAACATCAAATGGAAGCACAGGTTATATGAAATCAGCTAGAGGAGCCGTTATATTACCAAGAAAAAGTGGAATTTATCAATTGCAAGAATTAACACCAGTTAGCACCAATAAATTTCGTTCACTTAACTCACCACTTATATTAGATAAGAATTTTGATTTATCATTAGTGTTAGAAGATAACTCAAATGAGTCTATGATAATTGACACATTAGAGTACAAACTTATTGATAAAAGGATTGAAATAAAATTATCAAATATATCAATAAATGTTATAACATGTTTAAAAAATGATTTAAAAAATGATATTGAAATCATTAGAGACATTTTTATAAAAGATAAAGAGGAAATATTGTAA
- the trpS gene encoding tryptophan--tRNA ligase has translation MEIKKRMVSGITATGTITLGNYIGAIKNFVSLQDEFEMFIFVANLHAITTHIDKTVLKNNIKNMIALYFACGLDPNKSNVFIQSEVLEHTQLCWILTCNSTIGELNRMTQFKDKSNKVKSTNGTDFIPTGLLTYPLLMASDILLYDPDYVPVGKDQKQHIELARNIAERMNNKYGEMFKIPEDYISKVGNKIMDLQDPTKKMSKSSENPKSYISLLDDLNTIDKKIKSALTDSENIVKYDPINKPGISNLITIYSSITNIEPKDVENNFKNKDYGVFKNEVSKVVCDLISGIQKKYNEVINSNEIDNWLEEAANKARFIARKKLNKVMNLIGLNYKRK, from the coding sequence ATGGAAATTAAAAAAAGAATGGTTTCAGGAATAACTGCAACTGGGACTATAACACTTGGAAATTACATTGGTGCAATCAAAAATTTTGTTTCCTTACAAGATGAATTTGAAATGTTTATATTTGTGGCTAATTTACATGCAATAACAACACATATAGACAAAACTGTTTTAAAAAATAATATCAAAAATATGATTGCTCTTTATTTTGCTTGTGGATTAGATCCAAATAAATCAAATGTCTTTATTCAAAGTGAAGTATTAGAACATACCCAATTATGTTGAATTTTAACATGTAATAGTACAATTGGAGAGTTAAATAGAATGACTCAATTTAAAGATAAATCTAACAAGGTTAAATCTACAAATGGAACAGACTTTATACCAACAGGTTTATTAACATACCCATTATTAATGGCAAGTGATATTTTATTATATGACCCAGATTATGTACCTGTTGGAAAAGACCAAAAACAACATATTGAATTAGCAAGAAATATTGCCGAAAGAATGAATAATAAATATGGGGAAATGTTTAAAATACCTGAAGATTATATTTCTAAAGTTGGAAATAAAATTATGGATTTACAAGATCCAACTAAAAAAATGTCTAAATCATCTGAAAACCCAAAATCATATATTTCTTTACTAGATGACTTAAACACAATAGATAAAAAAATAAAATCTGCTTTAACAGATTCTGAAAATATTGTAAAATATGATCCAATAAATAAACCAGGGATAAGTAATTTGATAACAATATATTCATCCATTACAAATATAGAACCAAAAGATGTGGAAAATAATTTTAAAAATAAAGATTATGGTGTATTTAAAAATGAAGTTAGCAAAGTTGTTTGTGATTTGATTTCAGGCATTCAAAAAAAATATAATGAAGTTATAAATTCAAATGAAATTGACAATTGATTAGAAGAAGCTGCAAATAAAGCTAGATTTATTGCACGAAAAAAACTTAATAAAGTTATGAATTTAATTGGATTAAACTATAAAAGAAAATAA
- the rplT gene encoding 50S ribosomal protein L20: MARVKFGKVTRARRKRWIKRAKGYYGTKKTHYKKAHEQVVRSMAYAFVGRKLRKRDFRKLWIIRINAAVRPLGLSYSKFMNGLKVSGVEINRKMLSELAIHEPKQFEVLVETSKKALESKK, from the coding sequence ATGGCAAGAGTTAAATTTGGTAAAGTTACAAGAGCAAGAAGAAAACGTTGAATAAAAAGAGCAAAAGGTTATTATGGAACTAAAAAAACCCATTATAAAAAAGCTCATGAACAAGTAGTTCGCTCAATGGCTTATGCTTTTGTTGGTCGTAAACTAAGAAAAAGAGATTTTAGAAAATTATGAATAATCCGTATAAATGCTGCTGTTAGACCTTTAGGTTTAAGTTATTCAAAATTTATGAATGGTCTTAAAGTATCTGGAGTTGAAATTAATAGAAAAATGCTTTCAGAATTAGCAATTCACGAACCAAAACAATTTGAGGTTTTAGTAGAAACTTCAAAAAAAGCATTAGAATCAAAAAAATAA
- the rpmI gene encoding 50S ribosomal protein L35, whose protein sequence is MPKMKTKSALAKRVKKNGAGKLKRAKAYRSHLAQNKSTKQKRHLKKSTFISDSDLKRLDGLLQN, encoded by the coding sequence AACAAAAAGCGCATTAGCAAAAAGAGTTAAGAAAAATGGTGCAGGTAAATTAAAACGTGCAAAAGCTTACAGATCTCACTTAGCACAAAATAAATCAACAAAACAAAAAAGACATTTAAAGAAATCAACATTTATATCTGATAGTGATCTAAAAAGATTAGATGGATTATTACAAAATTAA